From one Nycticebus coucang isolate mNycCou1 chromosome 14, mNycCou1.pri, whole genome shotgun sequence genomic stretch:
- the RBMXL2 gene encoding RNA-binding motif protein, X-linked-like-2, translating into MVEADRPGKLFIGGLNPETDEKALEAAFGKYGRIVEVLLMKDRETSKSRGFAFITFESPADAKAAARDMNGKSLDGKAIKVAQATKPAFESSRRGPPPPPPRSRGRLRGLRGTRGGPRRPPSRGGPADDGGYAGDFDLRPPRAPMPMKRGPPPRRAGPPPKRAVPSGPVRSGGGGGGMRGRAPASRGRDGYGGPPRREPPPPRRDHYLGPREEGYSPRDSYSSRDYPSTRDPRDFAPSPREYTYRDYGHSSARDDCPSRGYGDRDGYGGRDRDYADHPSGGSYRDPFESYGDSRSAAPARGPPPSYGGGGRYEEYRGCSPDAYSGGRDSYGSGRSDRYSRGRERVGRVDRGLPPSMERGCPPPRDSYSRSGRRVSRGGGRLGGRSERGGGRSRY; encoded by the coding sequence ATGGTTGAAGCGGATCGCCCGGGGAAGCTTTTCATTGGGGGGCTCAACCCCGAAACCGACGAGAAAGCCCTCGAGGCGGCGTTTGGCAAGTATGGCCGCATCGTCGAAGTGCTCCTGATGAAAGATCGAGAAACCAGCAAGTCGAGGGGCTTTGCGTTCATTACCTTCGAAAGCCCCGCAGACGCCAAGGCCGCCGCCAGAGACATGAACGGAAAGTCCCTGGATGGTAAGGCCATCAAGGTGGCCCAAGCCACCAAACCGGCGTTTGAAAGCAGCCGGCGGGgcccaccgccgccgccgccccgcaGCCGGGGCCGCCTGAGGGGCCTGCGCGGAACCCGTGGGGGTCCGCGGCGACCACCTTCCCGGGGCGGGCCAGCAGACGACGGCGGCTATGCAGGGGATTTCGACCTACGGCCCCCCAGGGCCCCGATGCCCATGAAGCGCGGGCCGCCGCCGCGCAGGGCCGGCCCGCCCCCCAAGAGGGCAGTGCCGTCGGGGCCGGTtcgcagcggcggcggcggcggtggaaTGCGCGGGCGGGCCCCGGCCTCGCGGGGCCGAGACGGCTATGGGGGCCCACCTCGCCGGGAGCCGCCACCCCCGCGCCGTGACCACTACCTGGGCCCCCGAGAGGAGGGCTACTCGCCCAGGGACAGCTACTCGAGCCGAGACTACCCGAGCACCCGCGACCCTCGGGATTTTGCCCCCTCGCCCAGAGAATACACCTACCGCGATTATGGCCATTCCAGTGCCCGGGACGACTGTCCATCGAGAGGCTACGGCGACCGAGACGGCTACGGGGGTCGCGACCGTGACTACGCAGATCATCCAAGTGGAGGCTCCTACCGAGACCCCTTCGAGAGCTACGGGGATTCGCGCAGCGCAGCTCCTGCGCGGGGGCCACCGCCATCTTATGGAGGAGGCGGTCGCTACGAGGAGTACCGGGGCTGCTCGCCCGACGCCTACAGCGGTGGCCGCGACAGTTACGGCAGCGGCCGGAGCGACCGCTACTCCAGGGGCCGAGAGAGGGTGGGTAGAGTTGATCGTGGGCTTCCCCCATCCATGGAAAGGGGGTGCCCTCCCCCGCGTGATTCCTACAGCCGATCAGGCCGCAGGGTGTCGAGGGGTGGAGGCCGCCTAGGAGGCCGCTCAGAGAGAGGGGGAGGCCGGAGCAGATACTAA